A part of Paenibacillus antri genomic DNA contains:
- a CDS encoding D-alanyl-D-alanine carboxypeptidase family protein translates to MKPAFRFRAVLAAVVAAAALLASAGLPQIAKAEPPPISSHAVASSVIDVASGRIVFQERGDEQLRIASLTKVMTAIVAIEHGTLTDTVKVGPAAYGKEGSSIYLHLGEEMTLHNMLYGLMLRSGNDAATAIAEHVGGSVEGFVYLMNEKARALGMKNSSFKNPHGLDDEGHYSSANDMAVLTAYALKNKTFQEIVKTKVKSAPNPNEDWDYRWINKNKMLNMYEGADGVKTGYTTLARRTLISSATRGGQQFAVVTLNDGDDWNDHKRLLDYAFKHYPSTSIVKSGERVQSPNLVVARSFDYPLAQGEIGELRKKIVLEDQTTTDFRLGLRGKLELYLKGERIASLPLFEDGSPRYKAQEQAAFQFAKFEQGQRRASFADVFRTLLKAVFTGETKEG, encoded by the coding sequence ATGAAACCTGCATTCCGCTTTCGCGCCGTTCTCGCTGCCGTCGTCGCCGCGGCCGCCTTGCTCGCTTCCGCGGGACTACCGCAGATCGCCAAGGCGGAACCGCCGCCGATCTCGTCTCATGCGGTCGCCTCGTCGGTCATCGACGTCGCTTCCGGCCGCATCGTCTTTCAAGAGCGCGGGGACGAACAGCTCCGCATCGCTTCGCTGACGAAGGTCATGACCGCGATCGTCGCCATCGAGCACGGGACGCTGACCGACACCGTCAAGGTCGGTCCAGCCGCCTACGGGAAAGAAGGATCTTCGATTTATCTTCATCTCGGCGAGGAGATGACGCTCCACAATATGCTGTACGGGCTCATGCTTCGTTCGGGCAACGACGCGGCCACGGCGATCGCCGAGCACGTCGGCGGTTCTGTCGAGGGCTTCGTCTATTTGATGAACGAGAAGGCGCGAGCGCTCGGGATGAAAAATTCCAGCTTCAAAAATCCGCACGGCTTGGACGACGAGGGGCATTATTCTTCGGCGAACGATATGGCGGTGCTGACCGCGTACGCTTTGAAGAACAAGACGTTCCAAGAGATCGTTAAGACGAAGGTGAAGTCGGCGCCGAATCCGAACGAGGATTGGGATTACCGCTGGATCAACAAAAACAAGATGCTTAACATGTACGAAGGCGCGGACGGGGTGAAAACGGGGTATACGACGCTCGCGCGCCGGACGCTGATTTCGTCCGCTACGCGGGGCGGCCAGCAATTCGCGGTCGTGACGCTGAACGACGGCGACGACTGGAACGACCATAAGCGGCTGTTGGATTACGCCTTCAAGCACTATCCGTCGACGTCGATCGTGAAGAGCGGCGAACGGGTGCAAAGCCCGAATCTCGTCGTCGCCCGGTCGTTCGATTACCCGCTCGCCCAAGGGGAGATCGGGGAGCTCCGGAAGAAGATCGTCTTGGAGGACCAGACGACGACCGATTTCAGGCTCGGGTTGCGCGGCAAGCTGGAGTTGTATTTGAAGGGCGAGCGCATCGCTTCGCTTCCGTTGTTCGAGGACGGCAGCCCTCGTTATAAAGCGCAGGAACAGGCAGCGTTTCAGTTTGCGAAATTCGAGCAGGGGCAGCGTCGCGCGAGCTTCGCCGACGTCTTTCGTACCTTACTGAAAGCGGTGTTCACGGGCGAAACGAAGGAAGGTTGA
- a CDS encoding nucleoside recognition domain-containing protein: MVNWIWLFFIVAGFVVAAINGRIDAVTEAAFEGAKTGVTVCFGLISVLVFWLGLMRIAEDAGLLKKMSKLLSPFVRFLFPSVPRDHPALGYILSNMSANILGLGNAATPAGIKAMQELQKLNPDKESASAAMSTLLAINTASITLIPTTMIAIKMNFGSKTPTDIVGPTLAATAIALAAAIVLDKWYQRRTPAAPPQPSPPPSPPPPSGDT; encoded by the coding sequence ATGGTCAATTGGATTTGGTTGTTCTTCATCGTCGCCGGCTTCGTCGTCGCGGCGATCAACGGCCGCATCGACGCCGTCACCGAGGCGGCGTTCGAAGGAGCTAAGACGGGCGTGACGGTGTGCTTCGGACTCATTAGCGTGCTCGTATTTTGGCTCGGTCTCATGCGCATCGCCGAAGACGCGGGGTTGCTGAAGAAGATGTCGAAGCTGCTCAGCCCGTTCGTCCGTTTTCTGTTCCCGAGCGTCCCGCGCGACCATCCGGCGTTAGGGTACATCTTGTCTAACATGAGCGCGAACATTCTCGGCCTCGGCAACGCGGCGACGCCCGCCGGCATCAAGGCGATGCAGGAGCTCCAGAAGCTTAATCCGGACAAGGAGTCGGCCAGCGCGGCCATGAGCACGCTGCTCGCGATCAACACGGCCAGTATCACGCTGATCCCGACGACGATGATCGCGATCAAGATGAATTTCGGCTCGAAGACGCCGACCGACATCGTCGGGCCGACGCTCGCCGCGACGGCGATCGCGCTCGCCGCCGCGATTGTGCTCGACAAGTGGTATCAGCGCCGAACGCCGGCGGCGCCGCCGCAGCCTTCGCCGCCGCCCTCGCCGCCGCCGCCTTCCGGCGATACATAA
- a CDS encoding spore maturation protein, translating to MSSVITAVSAWAIPVMVVLIPLYAAYRKVPVYESFTEGAKEGFDTAIRIIPHLVGMMAAISIFRASGAMDMLVGAVAPLFARLGVPADVLPLALLRPITGAGSLAYTTDLMKTFGPDSFVAQIAATVQGSTDTTLYVLTVYFGAVGIRKAGYALKVGLVSDLIGFFAAVAVCYLVFA from the coding sequence ATGTCATCCGTCATTACCGCCGTGTCCGCCTGGGCGATCCCCGTCATGGTCGTACTCATCCCGCTTTATGCGGCCTACCGCAAGGTGCCCGTCTACGAATCGTTCACGGAGGGAGCCAAGGAAGGCTTCGACACCGCGATTCGCATCATTCCGCACCTCGTCGGCATGATGGCCGCGATATCGATCTTCCGCGCCTCCGGCGCGATGGACATGCTGGTCGGCGCCGTGGCGCCGCTGTTCGCGAGGCTCGGCGTGCCCGCGGACGTGCTGCCGCTGGCACTCCTCCGGCCCATTACCGGGGCCGGCTCGCTCGCGTATACGACCGACTTGATGAAGACGTTCGGGCCGGATTCGTTCGTGGCGCAAATCGCGGCGACCGTGCAAGGCAGCACCGACACGACGCTGTATGTATTGACCGTATACTTCGGCGCCGTCGGCATCCGCAAGGCGGGGTACGCCCTCAAGGTCGGCCTCGTGTCCGACCTGATCGGATTTTTCGCGGCGGTCGCCGTCTGCTACCTCGTCTTCGCGTAA
- a CDS encoding peptidoglycan recognition protein family protein, which yields MRVTGFVIHQSRCTSINGKGFDFFVARSGIVIPGAETTEPGRVHICLEGDFAANDGSLDPETEEQLFVAARLIARLSEAFGVPPDAIYPHRDGCPGARFPWRKLVLSISDGYH from the coding sequence ATGAGGGTTACAGGCTTCGTCATTCATCAATCCCGCTGCACGTCGATTAACGGCAAGGGGTTCGATTTTTTCGTCGCACGGTCGGGCATCGTCATTCCCGGCGCCGAGACGACCGAACCCGGCCGCGTTCATATTTGCCTCGAAGGCGACTTCGCCGCGAACGACGGCTCGCTCGATCCCGAGACGGAGGAGCAGCTATTCGTCGCCGCACGGCTGATCGCCCGGCTCTCCGAAGCGTTCGGCGTCCCGCCGGACGCGATCTACCCGCACCGGGACGGATGTCCGGGCGCCCGGTTCCCGTGGCGGAAACTTGTGCTTTCCATATCGGATGGGTATCATTAG
- a CDS encoding pseudouridine synthase, with protein MERLQKVLAAAGIASRRKCEEIITQGRVTVNGKPVTELGAKVDPTSDEIVVDGKKIALQQKIYLAFHKPKGVISSAKDPEGRQTVMDYMHGIKERVYPVGRLDYETEGLILLTNDGEFANLLMHPKFHVPKTYMVHTKGVPHGALLDKLRTGIELEDGMTAPAEVEYADADPDGKEAIVQITITEGRNRQVRRMFEAIRTPVVRLKRIRFGSVFLGGLQRGKYRHLTKAELAELRELAEQQSTHNVQKGD; from the coding sequence ATGGAACGATTGCAGAAAGTGTTGGCCGCCGCGGGAATCGCTTCGCGCCGCAAGTGCGAAGAGATTATCACGCAGGGCCGGGTGACCGTGAACGGCAAGCCCGTGACGGAGCTCGGCGCGAAGGTCGATCCGACCAGCGACGAAATCGTCGTGGACGGCAAGAAAATCGCATTGCAGCAAAAAATATATTTGGCCTTCCACAAGCCGAAGGGCGTCATTTCCAGCGCGAAAGACCCGGAGGGACGCCAGACGGTAATGGATTACATGCACGGCATTAAGGAACGGGTCTACCCGGTCGGCCGTCTGGATTACGAGACCGAGGGTTTGATTTTGCTGACGAACGACGGCGAATTCGCCAATCTGCTCATGCACCCGAAGTTTCACGTGCCCAAGACGTATATGGTGCACACGAAGGGGGTGCCGCACGGCGCCCTGCTGGACAAGCTTCGGACCGGCATCGAGCTCGAGGACGGCATGACCGCGCCGGCGGAGGTCGAGTACGCGGACGCCGACCCGGACGGCAAGGAAGCGATCGTGCAGATTACGATCACGGAAGGCCGGAATCGGCAGGTGCGGCGGATGTTCGAAGCGATTCGCACGCCCGTCGTCCGGTTGAAGCGGATCCGGTTCGGTTCCGTCTTCCTCGGCGGTTTGCAGCGAGGGAAGTACAGGCACTTGACGAAGGCGGAGCTCGCCGAGCTGCGAGAGCTCGCGGAACAGCAGTCGACACATAATGTTCAAAAAGGGGACTGA
- a CDS encoding redoxin domain-containing protein: MGKHRRWIQISIFAFVLLIVGYTVAGSLFKGEERPPEAGDPVAPFELEALGGGMVGTETYKGRPMVVNFWGTFCPPCVEETPALQRMYEKYEDQGVVILGVNLGEKPAVRIEQFVDRFGVTYPVLLDPDLDVRDRYGVRSYPTTFFVDASGVVREVKVGGMTEGYIEAGIRRLLQQ, from the coding sequence ATGGGAAAACATAGAAGATGGATCCAAATTTCTATCTTCGCTTTCGTGCTGCTTATCGTCGGCTATACGGTCGCGGGCAGCTTGTTTAAAGGCGAGGAGCGGCCTCCCGAGGCCGGCGATCCGGTCGCGCCGTTCGAATTGGAAGCGCTCGGCGGCGGGATGGTCGGCACCGAAACGTATAAGGGACGGCCGATGGTCGTGAATTTCTGGGGGACGTTCTGCCCGCCGTGCGTCGAGGAGACGCCGGCGCTGCAGCGGATGTACGAGAAGTACGAGGATCAAGGCGTCGTCATTCTCGGCGTCAATCTCGGCGAGAAGCCCGCCGTGCGCATCGAGCAGTTCGTCGATCGGTTCGGCGTCACGTATCCGGTGCTCCTCGATCCCGATCTGGACGTGCGCGACCGCTACGGCGTCCGATCGTATCCGACGACGTTCTTCGTCGACGCGTCGGGCGTCGTTCGCGAGGTGAAGGTGGGCGGCATGACCGAAGGTTATATCGAGGCCGGCATACGGCGGCTGCTACAACAATGA
- the resB gene encoding cytochrome c biogenesis protein ResB, producing the protein MNETPKPLDMRYDGAPRRSQKADKDWLDHVWSFFSSVRVGMWLIVLTLLGAAIGSVYPQEEAFLTPPGVDYYTERYGWTGKWYYLLGLSHTYSSWWFQVIVIMLGASIVIASLDRAIPLYKALKKQKPDRTVEFLRRQQVSYETDLAIPTDAGAQSAEASRLADEAEKALRKLRFRTSRVGNAVMGEKYRWSRWGPYVNHLGLIIFLLIVLVRTLPGFTLEEYVDVLEGDTVRIAGTNFYVKNERFTVEFYENEELRGQFQEEERVVPKLFKTEAVLYECTDRCGTSDPVLVEATRGDILVNHPLEYRGLSIYQFGYEATPQIRSVDVSLIDKKTGEAFGKFTLKTVNPDLAYEAGPYKLRLHNYYPEFSLDANGEPTTVSAERPNAPAYIFMITGPGLPEAGASYLYFPREIDKERFRQDDINAAVGTGDMFDIRAGGMEDVEISTYTSTLTARKDLTVPYLLLGGAICMLGLVMGFYWQHRRIWVRIDGNRLTLGAHTNKNWHGMKQETAKLLAALGLDASAALSGKSKAGDPS; encoded by the coding sequence GTGAACGAGACGCCGAAGCCGCTCGACATGCGCTACGACGGCGCGCCCAGACGTTCGCAGAAAGCCGACAAGGACTGGCTCGACCATGTGTGGAGCTTCTTCTCGTCGGTGAGGGTCGGGATGTGGCTGATCGTATTGACGCTGCTCGGCGCGGCGATCGGATCCGTCTACCCGCAAGAGGAGGCGTTCTTAACGCCGCCGGGGGTAGATTATTATACGGAACGATACGGATGGACCGGAAAGTGGTATTACCTGCTTGGACTGAGCCACACCTACTCGTCGTGGTGGTTCCAAGTGATCGTCATTATGCTCGGCGCGTCGATCGTCATCGCATCGCTCGATCGCGCGATTCCGCTGTATAAGGCGTTAAAGAAACAAAAGCCCGACCGCACGGTGGAATTCCTTCGCCGCCAGCAGGTGTCGTACGAGACGGATCTGGCGATTCCGACGGACGCCGGCGCGCAGTCGGCCGAAGCGTCGCGCCTCGCGGACGAAGCGGAGAAGGCGCTGAGGAAGCTGCGCTTTCGGACGAGCCGGGTCGGCAACGCGGTGATGGGCGAGAAGTACCGGTGGTCCCGCTGGGGGCCGTACGTAAATCACCTCGGTTTGATCATCTTCCTTCTCATCGTGCTCGTCCGCACCTTGCCCGGATTTACGCTCGAGGAATACGTCGACGTGCTCGAGGGCGACACCGTGCGAATCGCGGGGACGAATTTTTACGTGAAGAACGAACGGTTTACCGTGGAGTTTTATGAAAACGAGGAGCTTCGCGGGCAATTCCAAGAGGAGGAACGCGTCGTTCCGAAGCTGTTCAAGACCGAAGCGGTGCTCTACGAATGCACGGACCGATGCGGCACGTCCGATCCGGTACTCGTAGAAGCGACGCGGGGCGACATCCTCGTCAATCATCCGCTCGAATATCGCGGCTTGTCGATCTATCAATTCGGTTACGAAGCCACGCCGCAAATCCGGAGCGTCGACGTATCCCTGATCGACAAGAAGACCGGCGAAGCGTTCGGCAAGTTTACGCTGAAGACGGTCAATCCCGACCTGGCGTACGAAGCCGGGCCGTACAAGCTCCGCCTACACAACTATTACCCCGAATTTTCGCTCGACGCGAACGGCGAACCGACGACGGTGTCGGCGGAGAGGCCGAACGCGCCCGCTTATATCTTCATGATTACGGGGCCGGGGTTGCCGGAAGCGGGGGCCTCGTATTTATATTTCCCGAGGGAGATCGACAAGGAGCGCTTCCGCCAGGACGACATCAACGCCGCGGTCGGTACGGGCGACATGTTCGACATTCGGGCCGGCGGAATGGAAGACGTCGAAATATCGACGTATACGAGCACCTTGACGGCGCGCAAAGATTTGACGGTGCCGTACTTGCTGCTGGGCGGCGCGATCTGCATGCTCGGGCTTGTCATGGGATTTTATTGGCAGCATCGCCGCATCTGGGTGCGAATCGACGGGAATCGGCTCACGCTCGGCGCGCACACGAACAAAAATTGGCACGGCATGAAACAGGAGACGGCGAAGCTGCTGGCGGCGCTCGGACTCGACGCTTCGGCCGCGCTTTCAGGTAAATCGAAAGCGGGGGACCCTTCTTGA
- the ccsA gene encoding cytochrome c biogenesis protein CcsA produces the protein MSLYDISNTALVIALFTYIASFVMFTISITGRSFGGAEAGAARSAARGRRAFAVAMIGLGLHLIFFVLRWIANRHIPVSNLFEFMTFLAMMIVVAFAIIYRIYRKPLLGAFATPVAFIILAYAMVFPWEAQPLIPSLNSYWLYIHVTTAATGEAFFAVAFAAGLMYLLRVVDYDAKGRRATLQKAGIEFTLFSVLIVVGFILAAFTFRGMGYEAAFVGQQTVEGQTTEVTVEYTMPPIYSPHGYELVAMDSFLGSERPLMTAPEWMKGVNAGRKLNTAVWSVLFGIALYAILRLAFRKPLGRVIHPRLAGIDPEDIDEITYRAVAIGFPIFTLGALIFAMIWAHIAWNRFWGWDPKEVWALVTWLFYSVYLHLRLGRGWQGNRSAWLAVIGFIVVMFTLIGVNLIIAGLHSYAGV, from the coding sequence TTGAGTTTGTATGATATCAGCAATACGGCGTTAGTGATCGCCTTGTTTACGTACATCGCCTCGTTCGTTATGTTCACCATTAGCATCACGGGGCGCAGCTTCGGAGGCGCGGAGGCCGGGGCGGCCCGGTCCGCCGCCAGAGGCCGCCGCGCGTTCGCGGTCGCCATGATCGGTCTAGGCCTGCACTTGATTTTTTTCGTTTTGCGATGGATCGCCAACCGGCATATTCCGGTCAGCAACTTATTCGAATTCATGACGTTCCTCGCGATGATGATCGTCGTCGCGTTCGCGATCATCTACCGCATCTACCGCAAGCCCTTGCTCGGCGCGTTCGCGACGCCCGTGGCGTTCATCATTCTCGCTTACGCGATGGTGTTCCCTTGGGAAGCGCAGCCTCTCATTCCGTCGTTGAACAGCTATTGGCTGTACATTCACGTGACGACGGCCGCGACGGGCGAAGCGTTCTTCGCGGTCGCGTTCGCCGCCGGACTGATGTATCTGCTGCGCGTCGTCGATTACGACGCGAAGGGACGGCGGGCGACGCTTCAGAAGGCCGGCATCGAATTCACGCTGTTCTCGGTGCTGATCGTCGTCGGCTTCATCTTGGCCGCCTTCACGTTCCGCGGCATGGGCTACGAAGCCGCTTTCGTCGGCCAGCAGACGGTCGAAGGTCAGACGACCGAGGTGACGGTGGAGTACACGATGCCGCCGATCTATTCGCCCCACGGCTACGAATTGGTCGCTATGGATTCGTTCCTCGGCTCCGAGCGGCCGCTCATGACCGCTCCGGAATGGATGAAGGGCGTGAACGCGGGCCGCAAGCTGAACACCGCGGTCTGGTCCGTCCTGTTCGGCATCGCGCTGTACGCCATCCTTCGACTCGCGTTCCGGAAGCCTCTCGGCCGCGTCATTCACCCGAGGCTGGCGGGGATCGATCCGGAGGATATCGACGAAATTACGTACCGCGCCGTCGCGATCGGCTTCCCGATCTTCACGCTCGGGGCGCTCATCTTCGCGATGATCTGGGCGCATATCGCTTGGAACCGGTTCTGGGGCTGGGATCCGAAAGAAGTATGGGCGCTCGTCACTTGGCTGTTCTACAGCGTATACTTGCATCTGCGGCTCGGGCGCGGCTGGCAGGGCAACCGGTCGGCTTGGCTCGCCGTCATCGGATTTATCGTCGTCATGTTTACGTTGATCGGCGTCAACCTGATCATCGCCGGTCTGCATTCCTACGCCGGCGTATAA
- a CDS encoding response regulator transcription factor, with translation MSDRQHTILVVDDEERIRRLLRMYLEKEHFLIEEAEDGETALHMALEKDYDLILLDVMLPGIDGVEVCSRLRVQKATPVIMLTAKGEEANRVQGFEVGVDDYVVKPFSPREVIFRVKAILRRSSTTAFLTKEAPSSSTIVFPHVMIEHDAHRVTADGQEVSLTPKEYELLHYLAVSPDKVFSREQLLKDVWNYEFFGDLRTVDTHVKRLREKLNKVSPDAAAMITTVWGVGYKLEVPR, from the coding sequence ATGAGCGATAGACAACATACGATTCTCGTCGTGGACGACGAAGAGCGCATCCGCAGGCTGCTGCGCATGTATCTCGAGAAAGAACACTTCCTCATCGAAGAAGCGGAGGACGGCGAGACGGCGCTGCACATGGCGCTCGAGAAGGATTACGACTTGATCCTGCTGGACGTCATGCTGCCGGGCATCGACGGCGTCGAGGTATGTTCCCGGCTGCGCGTTCAGAAGGCGACGCCGGTCATCATGCTGACCGCGAAGGGCGAAGAGGCGAATCGAGTGCAAGGCTTCGAAGTCGGCGTCGACGATTACGTCGTGAAGCCGTTCAGCCCGCGGGAGGTTATCTTCCGGGTGAAGGCGATCCTGCGCCGGTCGTCGACGACGGCGTTCCTCACGAAGGAAGCGCCGTCCAGCAGCACGATCGTGTTCCCGCATGTGATGATCGAGCACGACGCGCACCGCGTCACCGCGGACGGGCAGGAAGTGAGCTTGACGCCGAAGGAATACGAGCTGCTGCACTACTTGGCGGTATCGCCGGATAAGGTATTTTCCCGGGAGCAGCTGCTGAAGGACGTCTGGAATTACGAGTTCTTCGGCGATCTCCGCACGGTGGATACGCATGTGAAGCGGCTTCGCGAGAAGCTGAACAAGGTGTCCCCGGACGCCGCCGCGATGATCACGACCGTCTGGGGCGTCGGCTACAAGCTCGAGGTGCCTCGATAA
- a CDS encoding ATP-binding protein codes for MKQLWRNIVIKLWGTIILLVAFVLSLLGVFLLPYIDMEFTSNSYEIKRLFVIICIIGFSLTTFFAFFLSSKITQPLLQLKRAADMITMGHYDTKVGIRSSDEIGQLAVAFNHMGEKLEGTIRDLNYEKEHLASILGSMTDAVVTFDASGKIISSNPHGETFLALWRDLMENAAEGGTAFPPGSGGRKRIPQPLEEVFEAVVAEEKEVTTKLHVGGGVWSVVMAPLYTSGTLRGAVAVLRNVTEEVRLEKLRKDFVANVSHELRTPLSMLQGYSEALLDDIVSTPEERRELAQVIHDESLRMGRLVQDLLDLARLETGVLELHGVETDLAPLLQRVHRKFAALARDRGIAVELDTPGGEGALVLARADEDRLEQVFTNLLDNAIRHTPEGKRIFLRASRIEADNGPSLRIEVEDQGDGIPAEDLPYIFERFYKADKSRKRTSGTGLGLAIVKNLVDAHEGTIHARSRIGHGTTFTVTLPVAPKSVAVEKRR; via the coding sequence ATGAAGCAGCTTTGGCGAAATATCGTCATTAAGTTGTGGGGCACCATCATCCTGCTCGTCGCGTTCGTGCTTTCCCTGCTCGGCGTCTTCCTGCTGCCTTATATCGACATGGAGTTTACGTCCAACTCTTATGAGATCAAGCGGCTGTTCGTCATCATCTGTATCATAGGGTTTTCGCTGACGACGTTCTTCGCGTTCTTCCTCTCTTCGAAAATTACGCAGCCGTTGCTGCAATTAAAGCGCGCCGCGGACATGATTACGATGGGGCACTACGATACGAAGGTCGGAATCCGTTCGAGCGACGAGATCGGTCAGCTGGCGGTAGCGTTCAATCATATGGGCGAGAAGCTGGAAGGCACGATCAGGGACCTGAATTACGAAAAGGAACACCTCGCCAGCATCCTCGGCTCCATGACGGACGCCGTCGTGACGTTCGACGCGAGCGGCAAAATCATCTCCTCCAACCCGCACGGCGAGACGTTCCTCGCGCTATGGAGGGACCTGATGGAGAACGCCGCGGAGGGGGGGACGGCGTTCCCGCCCGGAAGCGGCGGGAGAAAGCGAATCCCGCAGCCGCTCGAGGAAGTGTTCGAGGCGGTCGTCGCCGAGGAGAAGGAAGTGACGACGAAGCTGCATGTCGGGGGCGGCGTCTGGTCCGTCGTCATGGCGCCCCTATATACGTCAGGGACGCTGCGCGGCGCCGTCGCCGTGCTGCGGAACGTGACGGAGGAGGTGCGGCTCGAGAAGCTGCGCAAGGACTTCGTCGCGAACGTATCTCATGAGCTGCGGACGCCGCTGTCGATGCTGCAAGGGTACAGCGAAGCGCTGCTCGACGACATCGTCTCGACGCCGGAGGAGCGCCGCGAGCTGGCGCAGGTCATCCACGACGAATCGCTTCGCATGGGCCGTCTCGTGCAGGACCTGCTCGACTTGGCGCGGCTGGAGACGGGCGTACTCGAGCTGCACGGCGTCGAGACCGATCTGGCGCCGCTGCTGCAGCGGGTGCACCGCAAATTCGCGGCGCTCGCCCGGGACCGGGGCATCGCGGTTGAGCTCGACACCCCCGGCGGCGAAGGGGCGCTCGTGCTGGCGCGGGCCGACGAGGATCGGCTCGAGCAGGTGTTCACGAATTTGCTCGACAACGCGATTCGACATACTCCGGAAGGAAAGCGCATCTTCCTCCGCGCGTCGCGGATCGAGGCCGACAACGGACCTTCGCTTCGAATCGAGGTGGAGGACCAAGGCGACGGCATTCCGGCTGAGGACCTGCCTTACATCTTCGAGCGGTTTTATAAAGCCGACAAGTCGCGCAAACGGACGTCCGGCACGGGGCTAGGACTTGCGATCGTCAAAAACTTGGTCGACGCCCACGAAGGCACTATTCACGCCCGAAGCCGAATCGGACACGGTACGACATTCACCGTCACGCTTCCCGTCGCGCCGAAATCGGTTGCTGTTGAAAAAAGAAGATAA
- the serA gene encoding phosphoglycerate dehydrogenase — translation MLKVLVSDPISDLGLQQLTDAADIAVEKKTGLSEDELVAIIGEYDALLVRSQTRVTERILAAGARLKVVGRAGVGVDNIDLDAATKRGVIVINAPDGNTITTCEHTFAMMMALARHIPQAYRKTVEGVWDRKSFLGVELRNKVLGVLGMGRIGSEVAKRAKAFGMEVIGYDPFLSEDRAEKMGVRLGSVDEIIRQADFMTVHTPLTNETHHMIAKPQFDVMKRGMRIINCARGGIIDEMALKEAIDEGIVAGAAFDVFEEEPPKPDHPFLTHPKIIVTPHLGASTIEAQENVAIDVSEQVLHILRGEAFQNAVNMPPIPPAVRAKLEPYFELGTKLGSFLAQLAEGAINEVQVSYSGDLSDVDTTPLTRYILTGILSHHLDKEQVNIVSSFHLAKTRGVEVITQKSTAAKGFTNLISVTIRTREGKHSAAGTLLNGYGARIVQIDPYPVDIPPEGHLLLISHTDKPGIIGRVGTLLGVNDVNIATMQVGRKVVGGSAIMVLTIDKPAPKAVIDELKKLPDLTDAIEITL, via the coding sequence ATGCTTAAAGTTTTAGTTTCGGATCCGATCAGCGATTTGGGTCTGCAGCAGCTGACGGACGCAGCCGACATTGCCGTAGAGAAAAAGACCGGCCTGTCGGAGGACGAGCTCGTCGCCATCATCGGCGAATACGACGCGCTGCTCGTGCGCAGCCAGACGCGAGTTACGGAGCGCATTCTCGCCGCGGGCGCGCGCCTGAAGGTCGTCGGCCGCGCCGGCGTCGGCGTCGATAATATCGATCTGGACGCAGCCACCAAGCGAGGCGTCATCGTCATCAACGCGCCGGACGGCAACACGATTACGACGTGCGAGCATACCTTCGCCATGATGATGGCGCTCGCCCGCCACATCCCGCAGGCGTACCGCAAGACGGTCGAAGGCGTGTGGGATCGCAAGTCGTTCCTCGGCGTAGAGCTGCGGAACAAAGTGCTCGGCGTCCTCGGCATGGGCCGCATCGGCTCCGAAGTGGCGAAACGCGCGAAGGCGTTCGGGATGGAAGTCATCGGCTACGACCCGTTCTTGTCCGAGGACCGCGCCGAGAAGATGGGCGTGCGCCTCGGCTCCGTCGACGAGATCATCCGCCAGGCGGACTTCATGACGGTGCACACGCCGCTCACGAACGAGACGCATCACATGATCGCGAAGCCGCAATTCGACGTGATGAAGCGCGGTATGCGCATCATTAACTGCGCGCGCGGCGGCATCATCGACGAGATGGCGCTGAAGGAAGCGATCGACGAAGGCATCGTCGCCGGCGCCGCGTTCGATGTTTTCGAGGAGGAGCCGCCGAAGCCGGACCATCCGTTCCTGACGCACCCGAAGATCATCGTGACGCCGCATCTCGGCGCTTCTACGATCGAAGCGCAAGAGAACGTCGCGATCGACGTCTCCGAGCAGGTGCTCCATATTTTGCGCGGCGAAGCGTTCCAGAACGCGGTCAACATGCCGCCGATCCCGCCGGCCGTGCGAGCGAAGCTCGAGCCGTACTTCGAACTCGGCACGAAGCTCGGCTCGTTCCTCGCGCAGCTTGCGGAAGGCGCCATTAACGAAGTACAAGTCAGCTACTCCGGGGACTTGTCGGACGTCGACACGACGCCGCTGACGCGCTACATCCTGACCGGCATTCTATCGCATCACCTCGACAAGGAGCAGGTCAACATCGTCAGCTCCTTCCACCTCGCGAAGACGCGCGGCGTCGAAGTGATCACGCAGAAGTCGACGGCGGCCAAAGGCTTCACGAACTTGATCTCCGTAACGATTCGCACCCGCGAAGGGAAGCATTCGGCCGCGGGCACGCTGCTCAACGGCTACGGCGCCCGGATCGTACAGATCGATCCGTACCCGGTCGACATTCCGCCGGAAGGCCACCTGCTGCTCATCTCGCACACGGACAAGCCCGGCATCATCGGCCGCGTCGGCACGCTGCTCGGCGTCAACGACGTCAATATCGCGACGATGCAGGTCGGCCGGAAGGTCGTCGGCGGCTCCGCGATCATGGTGCTCACGATCGACAAGCCGGCGCCGAAGGCCGTCATCGACGAGCTGAAGAAGCTGCCGGATTTGACGGACGCGATCGAAATTACGTTGTAA